CGGCCGCCCACGCTGCTCGCGGGCCAGCAGGCCAAGGTAGCGCTCTACGGCGCCACGCTCGCCTTCGTGCCGATGGCCGTGCTCTGGGGCCTCCCCACGGTCTTGCTGGTCGATCCCCAGGCGGCGACGCTGCTGGCCAATTCGGCGCTCGCGTTCTTCCTCTTCTTCCCGATCGCGGTCGGCTACGCCATCGTCCGGACGCAACTCTTCGACATCGACCTGGTCATCAAGCGGACGCTGCAGTATGCGGCCCTGGCGTCCGTCCTGGGCGCCGTGTACTTCGGCATCACCGTCGGACTGGGCTACGGCCTCCAGACCGTCCTGCCACGAGGTGCGACCGAGGTGACCAACGCCGTGGCCGCCGCGGTCGTGGCGTTCGCTTTCGCCCCCCTCTCGTACCGCACCGGGCGCTTCCTGGATCGCGTCTTCGCGCGCGGCACTTACGACGCCACGTTGGTCCTGTTCGACTTCACCCACGCGGCGCGCCACGCCACGGACGGGCAGGCCCTCTTCGAGGCCTTCAGGGTGGCGCTCGATCGGTCGTTTCGGCCGGTGGCGGTGTCAATGGCGGTACCAAAGCTCGCCGACTTCACCGCGGGCGACACGTCCGCGATGGTGCTTTCCGAGCCGCTGCTGGCCGGGTCCGAATCCCTGGGCGTGGCGGCCATCGGCCCGAAGCACTCCGACTTGCCCTACACCGCGGGAGATCGCGCGTTCTTTGCCGCAATCACCCAGCAACTGGCGCTTGCGGTGGAGAACAACGTCCTGATCAACCGGATCCGCGCGCAGGAACGCGTGACCAAGGAACTCGAGATAGCCCATCAGGTGCAGGCCGGCTTGCTTCCCACGCTGCTGCCGGACATTCCCGACACCCGGCTGGCGGCGCACAACCAGGCGGCGCTGGAGATGGGCGGGGATTTCTACGACTTCTTCCCGCTCCAGGCGGGCGGCTGGGGCATCGTGCTGGGAGACGTGTCCGGCAAGGGCATGCCGGCGGCCCTGCTGGGCGCCGTTTGCCTGACCCTCTTCCGGGCGATTGCTCCCCACCACTCCTCGCCGATCGAGGCGCTCGAGGCGATCAACAGGGTGCTCCTGCGGCACCGCGCCTCGAAGAAGATGTTCGTGGCCGTCACGTACCTCGTCTACCACCCGGACTCCGGGTGGGTGATCGGCGTCAACGCCGGCAATCCGGCTCCCCTGCATTCGGGCGTCGCCATCGCCAGCAAGGGCTTGCCGCTGGGCTTCGCGCACTCCGCCCGCTACTGCGACTTCGAACTGCTGCTATCCGAGGGCGAGACCCTCGTCCTCCTGTCCGACGGCATGACCGACGCCCGAAACGATCAGGGCCAGCGCTACGGGGACGATCGCTTCGGCGCCCTGATAGCCCAGCATGCCGACGCCGACCCGCGCGACCTCATCTCGGCTGTCAACGCCGAGATCACGGAGTTCCAGGGCGCCAAGAGCCTGTACGACGACCTGACGATCGTGGCCTTGCGCCGGGTGGTGGGCGCCTAGGATGGATCCCCGGTATCCCGGGACCTTGG
The Candidatus Tanganyikabacteria bacterium DNA segment above includes these coding regions:
- a CDS encoding SpoIIE family protein phosphatase, whose translation is MIADPAAPRAGPAGSVALPREADPAAGGIWGTLCVLFAVLVLAAQAWTWGSTLTYVGKPFAGFRFEPTLTVSSIGAASWSGVKAGLAQQDRLLAIDGVAATTPADLWRRVRSVPVGTRIVYRVTGDAGRREVPVPTANFTAFDWIATILPHALVAGAFWLIGILGFAMRRQNAAARVHLAFTTAMAGYFALTTEYDYEGALGRIYPACIFLLGGAALHLGLSFPIRARIAERLPWLVPALYAPAVVLGGAAAVAYRPAAQAGNPLYDLHHTLYWDVGAPWLLLGVAGLLCALGARAFRPPTLLAGQQAKVALYGATLAFVPMAVLWGLPTVLLVDPQAATLLANSALAFFLFFPIAVGYAIVRTQLFDIDLVIKRTLQYAALASVLGAVYFGITVGLGYGLQTVLPRGATEVTNAVAAAVVAFAFAPLSYRTGRFLDRVFARGTYDATLVLFDFTHAARHATDGQALFEAFRVALDRSFRPVAVSMAVPKLADFTAGDTSAMVLSEPLLAGSESLGVAAIGPKHSDLPYTAGDRAFFAAITQQLALAVENNVLINRIRAQERVTKELEIAHQVQAGLLPTLLPDIPDTRLAAHNQAALEMGGDFYDFFPLQAGGWGIVLGDVSGKGMPAALLGAVCLTLFRAIAPHHSSPIEALEAINRVLLRHRASKKMFVAVTYLVYHPDSGWVIGVNAGNPAPLHSGVAIASKGLPLGFAHSARYCDFELLLSEGETLVLLSDGMTDARNDQGQRYGDDRFGALIAQHADADPRDLISAVNAEITEFQGAKSLYDDLTIVALRRVVGA